Genomic window (Leptotrichia sp. oral taxon 212):
CTTTGTATTGGGAGGAGCATTATATTTTAATAGTAATTCTCCTTTACAAGGAATAGCAATTTGTGCTTTTGGACTATTAATTTTACTTTCAAGCCTATGTTATCATAGTAAAAAGATATGTGCTGGAGGTAGTTCATTTGTTAACTACGATACAAGCTATAATTTTCTTTCAGTTTCCATAGCAACAGTTATCTCTGCTATTCCTATTTGGTGTATCATTGTTAAAACAAACATAATAGAAATAGGAGGTTCACCTTTATATATTTTTATCCCAAGTCTTCTTATATCTTGGGCTATACTTTTTAAAATAGTGGATAGAATTTTCATACACAATAGAAAAACTCAAGAAGTAGTTTTAGGAGATTATTTTACCGTTCATAGAAGTAGAAGAAGTCTTACACATGTCTATATTTTTAAATTTAAAGATTCTCCAGATTTATATTCTACTGGAATGTTTAAACAAAGAATTTTTATAGATAAAATCGGCTCTAAATTTTCCTGTACTTTTGGAAAAGGAATTTTTGGAACAAGTTATATAACAAGTATAAAATTAATTGAAGATGCAGGAGTAAATACTCCTATTAGAAAAAAATAAAATCCGGAGGATATTATAATGGAAAAAAATCGTAAATGGGGATATGTTTTTGATGAAAAATTAAATATGTATGTTCCTAACTTACCAAGACAAAGAAAATTTGCAAAAGTGCTGCTAGTTTTATCAGCAATCTCTTTTATTACCGCTTCAGTACAGGGATTTTTCTTAGATAAAACTTCTTACGAACAGATATCGTTTCTAATTTACAGCATAGTAGCAATATTCTTCTTTTTATCTTTATATGCCGTCATAAAAATAAATATACGCCTTATCGAAAAAAGATTAAAATTAATTGGAGAAGTCAAAAAAATAGATTCATCTGAAAAATTCGAAATTCGGCCTTTAAGAAAAAATAGATATCTTTTTTTCTGTATAATTGCCTTTATCATGATGATTTTTGCATTATCTTTTCAGATAAATAAATTATTAGAAGATTTTTCATTTGAATTTATCATCTATCCCCTTTTTCTTATTGGAATAATGATATTCAGCTATATTAATTTTCTGAAGGAGCTTAAAAATAGAAAATATTCCCTGCTTATAGATGGAAAAATTATAAAAATATACTACGAAAATGATGAAATGGAATATATAAAAACAAATAATATAGACTATGTCAGATTTTATTCAATCAGACACGGAAGGAAAGCAAGAAGGGAAAAATATCCTACTTTACAAATTTTTGATATTGAAGAAAAAAAACTTGCTGAAATGACTATAAAATTAAATGATTACTATTTATTAAAGAAATATTTTGCAAAAAACAACGTGGCAATAAACGACCAGTATGAAGATTTTTAACAGGAAAAGGTGAAGAACTGTGGAGTTATCAGAAAAAGATGAGAAATATGTTATTTCCTTACTCAAGCAAGCAAAAAAAGTGGAGGCTATTGCCTTTGTTAAAGATAAAACAGGAATAACTTTAAAAGAGGCTAAAGATTATATTGATAAAAAAAATGATAATGAATATTATGATAAAAATATGTCTATTTCTGAAGAAGATGAACAATACTTATCTTCTCTGATTAATGAAAATAAAGAACTGGAGGCAGTTACTTTTCTTCATAAAAATAAGGATATGTCTTTATTGGAAGCAAAAAATTATACAGATAGGTTAATTTTAAAGAAAAATATTGAAACTAAGAAAGAAAGTAGCCGTAAATGGAATAGTGTTTATGATGAAAAATTAAATTCTTTTGTTCCTAATTTAGCTAGACAAAAGAAAGCACTAAAAATAATGAAAGGTGTTTTCCTGATACTTCTGCTTTTTTCTTTAGTTCAGTTGATTTTTTTGGATAGAAGCTCAGATATAAAAATGATAATTTTTAGCTTTTCTATCTTAGGTATTCTAGTTTTGATGATAACTTTACCTCTAGGTAGCTTAAGTATCCGCTATATAGAGAATAAATTACAAAAACTTAAAAATCTGGAACTCTCAAATCAGTTTGAAGTCAAAGCTTTCATCAGTAATTTTGATTTGTTTTTACAAGTCCTAGGAATTCTTATATTTATTATTATAATCCCTATTCTTTTTATTAAAAACTATAAGGAAGTTGACTATAAAAACTATAAAGAAATCTTTTATTTTCTTGTGTTGATTGCAATCACAGCTGCTGGTATTTATGAACTCTTAAAAATGTCGAAGAATAAAAAATATTCTTTAAATATAGACAACAGAGAAATTACTCTGTTATACAATAAGAATGAAATGAAATCTATAAAAATTGAGAAAATAAATTTTATTGAATTTAATACTGAAAAATCTAGTAGGGGAATAAGCAGTAATATTCCTGTTATACAAATTTTTGATATGGAAAAAAATATATTTGCTGAGATGAAAGTAAAAATAAGTGATTATATCCTATTGAAAATGTATTTTGAAAGACATAAAATAATGGTGGATGATAATTTTAAAATTCTTTAATTCAGAGAAATTAAAATTGGATACTTATGAAGCTTTTTATGAAAACAAAAAAATAAGAAAGGTTTAAAAGGAGGAGAAAAAACATGATGATTATGATGATGTTCCTTAATATGTTAATACTTGTTATATGCGGCGTAACTCTCATATATTTAATAAGCAGAAAAAAAACAATGGAATGTTTTTATGTAGAAGAAGAAACCTTATATCTTAATTCCTTACCTGCAGTAAAAATTCCACTTTCTGATATTGATTATGTGGAATTTTACTATACCCGTATCCGTATCTCTTACAGGGGACAAATAAAAGTTCATAAGAAAAATGGAAAAGTGGTTAAACGTTTTTTTCAGACAAGTAGAATTTCACTCTCTGTTACTGAGCAGATGATTTTAGATGAAATAGATAAATTAACACCATTTTTTAAGAAGTATTCCATACCTTATACCATTCAAGCTAAGTAGAGAAGAAAAATTTATGAATATGAAATTATTGCAGCAAAAGATATTTTTTACTGGAAAGGAAGTGTTTTAAATGGGAGATTTTGGCCAAATGATGTTTATACCTATTGTTTTTATAGTATTAATGTTTATTGCCATAATCACAAAAAAAAGGGGACTAGAAAAAATTGTATTTTTAGAAAGTAATGATAAATTTGAAGATTTAAATCCCAGGGATTTTTTCTATAATATTTTAAAAATGGAGAGGGGAGCAAAAATAATTTACTGGACAGAAATTATTTTGCTAATTGTGGATACTGCATATATTTTAGTTGGTGGATATTTTCAATATCTTAAGGAAATGGAATTTTTAAAAGAATTTCCCAATTTTCCTATAAGCCCTGTTTCATCCCTATTTGTAAAATTCTTTATTCCTATTTTCATGTGGTTTATTCTAGTTTTTCTATTGGTGTTTGCTTATTTTATGCAAAAGAAGGAAAACAAAAGAATTACTAAAATGTTAGATGATTTAGACAACCATAACCTTTTAACTTATGCAAAAGAAGATTTTTTTAAATCTGACAGAATAGTTGATACGGGAATAATAGCACAAAGCGACTTAAAACTTGGAGACGACTATTTATTCTGTGTTTATCCGGCATATATAATCCCCTATTCCTGGATTAGTGATATAAAAGTTGATAAAATTTATAGTCGTGGAGGAAACTGTTATTATTTAAATTTTACCCTTAAAAACTCTTCTAATTTTATCAAGATATTTTTTTCTAAAGAGAGTGTAGCTGAAAAAGTTAGGGAGCTTATCTTAAAGGATAGACAGGAACTATACGGAAGGGAAGGATTTTAAATGGCAATTTATGAAATAGTAGGAAATATTATATTTATTCCTTCACTCTTTATTTTATCTATGTTTCTTGCTTTTTTCTTTAACAAAAGAATAGTTAGAAAAATTTTATTTTTAGAATTTGATGAAAATGTAAAGAACTTAGCTCCCAGAGATTTTTTTTATAGCATTTTAAAAATGGAAAAATCAATAAAATCTTTTTATTTGGCAGAAATTTTATTTTTAATAGCTGATACCGTATTTATTCTATTTGGTGGATATGCAATGTATCTTGAAAGACTGGAATTTTCAAAGAAATATTCATATCTTCTCATAAGTCCTATGTCATTTGTTGTTGAGCGTTTAACAGCACCAGTTATTTTATGGGTTAGCATGTTTTTCTTATTACTTCTTACATTGTTTATGATAAAAAAAGAAAAGAAAAGAGTTTCTAACATGCTGAATTATTTAAACAAACGTAATCTTCTAAACAGTGCAAAAATAGATTTTTTTAATTCAGATAAAATAATTAAAAGTAAAGGAATATTACAAAGTGATATAAAACTTGGAGATAAGTATTTATTTTCCATTTATCCTGCATATATACTCCCCTATTCATGGATTAAAGAGGTAAAAATTGAAAAAGTTCATGGTCGTGGTGGTAATGGAGGTTTTTATTATTTAAATTTTACTTTAAACAAATCTTTTAACCCTGTAAGTATATTTTTTTCTAAAAAGGAAGATGCTGAACAAGTTAGAAACTTTATCTTAAAAAAATAATGAATCTTTCTCCAGTGTGGAGATAGAAAAAGTTCGATAACCTTAAAAAATATATTTAGCTTAGGATCTCTTAAGGTTATCACTTTTTTATCCCAGTTCCACCTTTACAGTTTCCAGAACTTTTTCAATTATATTGCACATGTCATAATACTTATAGTCAGCCAGTCTTCCTCCAAAAATTACATTTTTTTCATTTTCAGCCAATTTTTTATATTTTCTGAATATCTCATTATTTTTGTCATCATTGACAGGGTAATAGGGCTCATCCCCTTCCTTCCATTCTTCAGGATATTCTTTTGTAATGACTGTCTTTGGCTGCTTTCCAAATTCAAAATGTTTATGCTCTATTATTCTTGTATAAGGGATTTCCCTTTCACAGTAATTTACTACTGCATTTCCCTGATAGTTGTCTGTATCATGCATTTCATTTTCAAATTTCAGGCTTCTGTATTCAAGTACACCATATCTGTATTCAAAAAATTGATCTATCATTCCTGTAAATACAATTTTTTCAGCTTTTTTCATTAATTCTTCCCTATTTTCAAAAAAGTCTGTATTCAGTTTTATGTCTATTCCTTTAAGCAGCTTGTCAAAAATCACATTATAACCTTTTTCAGGTATTCCCTGATATCTGTCGTTGAAATAGTTATTGTCGTAAGTATATCTTACAGGAAGCCTTTTTATTATAAAGGCCGGTAATTCAGCCACTTTTCTTCCCTACTGTTTTTCAGTGTATCCTTTCACAAGCTTTTCGTATATATCTTTGCCTACTAATGAAATTGCCTGTTCCTCCAGATTTTCAGGCTCTGTTATACCTGATTCCCTTATCTGCTTTTCTATCTCTTTTTTTGCCTGTTCAGGAGTTATAACTCCCCATAGTTTATTGAAAGTATTCATATTAAAAGACAGGTTATATATTTCCCCTTTGTAGTTTGCAACAGGTGAATTTATATAATTATTAAAAGTGCAGAACTGCCCAAGATAATCCCATATTTCCTTCTTATCCGTATGAAAGATATGAGCCCCGTATTTATGTACGTTTATTCCTTCCGTATTTTCACAGTATGTGTTTCCGCCTGTATGACTTCTTCTGTCTATTACAAGGGATTTTTTTCCTCTTTTTTTTGCTTCATAGGCAAATATGGCTCCAAATAGGCCTGCTCCCACTATTAAATAATCATATTTCATATTTTTTCTCCTTTTTTCTTATCCTTCCGTATCCCTAATCTCCCTGACAAATTTTTTGAACCTTTCATAATAACATCCGTCTGTCAGATTTTTTTCATATAATTCCATATTTTCTGTTTTTCTGTAATCTCTTTTTTCCAGATTTCCTGTAAGTATTTCATACAGTTCATCAGGACTGTCTACATCAAAAGTTTTTATTAAGGAGGACTTCCCCTTATAATAGCTGTGTCCAAAATTATCCGACATTATTATAGGAATTCCCGTTGTCAGCGCTTCAATTACTGACAAGTCAAAATAGCTCTGCCTGTTTGCATTAATCAGATAGTCAGCAGAATTATACCATCCTATAGGATTTTTTGAAAATCCTATGTCTGTTATCCCTTCTTCGCTTATTTTTTCTCCATTCCCTATTATTACCAGATTTATATCTTTTCTTTTCTCCCTCGCTTTTCTGAAAGTTTCTAAAACAATATCAAATCCTTTTATCTTATTTCTTCTTCCGATATACATCAGATTTATTTTATCTTCAGGAAGTTCATAATTGTTTTTCCTGTCATTATTGTAATCTTTTTTTGCTCCGCTCAGAATGTATTTTATTTTACTTCTGTCCGTTATGAGAGTTTCATAAATGGAAACGCATCCTTCATTTGGAAAAACTATGATATCTGCCCTTTTAAAGGCTTCCTTTTCAGCTTTTTCCCTGAAAGAAATTTCCTCTGTATTTAAAGGTGCCCAGTTTCTGTACTCTACAGATGGAATTTCAGGAGAATGGGACTGCAGTATAATAACCTGGTTTTCTGATATATACTTTCTGAACCTTTCAAAATGAATAGTTTCATGAAAGAATATATATCTGTAGTTTTTCGCTTCCAATTTTTCAAAATAATATTTATAAAAAAATTCTTCTTTCAGTTTTCCTTTATCTTTTCCTCTGTTTTTCCATAAAAATAAAATTCTTTTTATGAGATAGTCTATTTTTTTAGTTATTTTTTCTGGAGGCATTTTTATAATATCCTGAGATAATATAAAACAGTCCCTTGGTTTATCGATCAGATTATGTGCAAGAAAACCTGATGGACCTCCATTATTTATATTTATTTCATAAGGAAACAGTATTAAAACCTTGTCTGATATCATTTTTTCTCCTTTAAAGCAACCTATACCTAAACTCCTATTTTTCACAAAACTTCTTTTTTCATAACTTTTTAAATTTTCTTTTTAAACTATCATATCCTTAATCTTATCCAAAAAACTCACTTTCGCAGTTTCATCATATTTTCTGAAGAGGTGAAACCATCTGTCCTTTCCAAGATAGTTCAGCTTAAACAGTTCAGGTCTTTTAAATATGCTCATCATATAAAGTCCCTGATCATCATCAATAACATTTTCCTTTAAAAGCTCATTCTGATTATTTCTTAACAGCCTGTAAAATTCCCTCCACTTTTCCGGACTTCCCACAATCGAGCCTCCTATAATATACACGGCATTATTAAAAATTGCACTGTATACATCCTCCATACTGTTGAGGGGATGTTTTTTCCTTATAGTGAATAAATGTATCTTTTTCTTATCAAAGTTATATTTCCAGCATTTGATGCCATTAAGCGTTTCCATATCCCTTATATACCCAAAATCTACCCACGCCACAAGCTCTCCTGATACAAGCTTTTTCCTTATTGCATAATTGACAAAATAGGTTTTCAGGTTATTAATAAGCACATATTCCGGAGACCAGTATTCTATATTTATAAGAATGTCCTTATTTACCCTGTTTCTGAATTCTTCACTTTTCTGTACTTTTTCTATCGCTTCCAGCTGTCTTCTGAATTTTTTCTTAAGATTTATTATAATTACTTTTGTAGGCTTTCCTTCCCTCAGTTTCATAATCCTGTCACTGTGCTCCTCCGAAGTGAATACAACCATTTCGTTTTCCAGTACAGCAAGCCTTGAAAAGTGTTCAAAATACGTGTCATTTGTCCTTCTCAGATAGTCAGGATATTCTTCTCCTATCTCTCCTCTGCCTATATCAAAAAATGCAGTAACTATGCTTATAGGCTTCATTCTTTCACTTTTCATTTCTATCCCTCGTTTTTATACATCAAATTTTTTATTAAAATAATCATAAAATGAATCTCGAATACATTTTTCCTTTGATATTCCCTTCTGTGTTAATTTATGAATGTTTATTTTTTCTGTAATACTATTCAGTTCATTTTCAGAAAATCTGTCATTCCATTTGCTGAAAAGAATATGAGGCAGGGTATCATCCACAATTCCGCATTTTTCTTCAGGCATATACTTTCCTGCCAGCTCATTATAAAGTATCTGAAAAAAGAAATAATGTGGAATTTCACTTTCTTTTTTCCAGAAAATAAGCATTAGCTCCAGCAGTAAATGTATCATTTTATTATTTTTTTCTGAAAAAATAACGCTGTTCAGAACTCTGACTTTACTTCTTTCATACCATGAAAAATAATCACTGTTCAGTTTTTTCCAGAACTCTTTATTTTCAGTACTTTCCGAACGCTGAAACATAAAATACCCTTTTTTTTCAAGTATACCGTCCGCAGTATAATCCGATAATGGAGCCGTCAGTAAAATCGAAGCATCAAGCCAGACACCACCAAAAGCATCAAGCAGTGCCAGTCTCAGCAAATCACTGAAATGAGTATATCCCATACTCCCATTTTTTATTTTTTCCATAATAAATTCAGGAAATTCAATATACTCCTTAAAATTTTCATTATCAAGCCTTATAATTTCATAGTTTCCTTTATTCTTATCAGCCGACTTATAACAGAGTTTCACAATGTCAGGAAGTTTCCCGTATTCCCATCCTGTTCCCCAGTACTGCCATATTATTTTTCTTCCTGTCAGACTTTTCTTTGGAAAAACTTCAACTTTATCAATCTTTCCTTTAAAATATTCCTCAATTACTCTGTCCCAGCTTTCAGCCACAGCCTCCTGCTGCAAAAAGTCAACTTTCCTCTGTATACATTTATAAAGAGTTTTTGGCATTATTTCCTTATATATGTACTTCCATGGCTTTTTATTCAGTATTCTGTTTATTTCGTAAACTTTTGAATTTGAAAACTTTAACTTTTTATTTTCCATTTTTCTCTTCCAATCTTTTTATAACTTCTCCATACACCCTGTCAACTGTTATTCCAGGTATTCCTAAGTAATAATCCTTTGAATATGCATGCTGCTTTTCAGGAATGGCAGTAATACTGTTTTCATAAAATTCGTTGTCTTCTATGACATTACTTTTTTCTGTCCACGGAAAAAATCCCAGCCCTCTTTTACCCGGTCCAAAAATCCCAATAACAAAGGGCTTTTCAAAGGCGCTTCCTATATGGATGGGCCCGCTGTCATTACTTATTATTATATCTGATTTTGAAAGTAGTGCCGCAAACTCAAGCAGGGATATTTCCCCTCTTAAATCAATAACATTTTCAGTATCCAATGATTTTAACTGTAAGCTTTTCTCAGCTTTTCCGCCTGTTACGGCAATTACATTTTCCTCATTTTCAGCAAGTCTTTTTATTAATTCATCATATTTTTCCATTGGCCATATTTTTTCCGGTCTCTGACTTCCAGGCGCAACTGTTATGAGATTTCTATATTGCTTTCCATTTAAAATTTCCTCTATCTTTTCATTATCTTCCCTGGAAGGATATATTCCTAGAGGTACTCTTTTCCCGCTGTAATCAACAAGGTCAAGAAGCCTTTCCACTTCATGTTTTTTCATATCATAATGTCTCACATCAGTCAGAAGGAATGAACCTGTTGCCACATCAAATCCTACTAATTTTTTTATCCCTGCCATTCTTGCAAGCAGTATTGATCTTATAAATCTATGGGGAATAATCGCTAAATCATATTTATTATTTTTCACAATTTTAAGCATCCTGAAAAATCCCTTTATTCCCCTGTCTGTTCCCTTCTTATCATAAAGTATTATATCCCTCAGATTTGGATTATTACTTATAATGCTTTTATTTCCCGGTAAAGTGAGATAATCTATCTCAGAGTCAGGATAAATATCCCTTATTTTCTGTATTAATGGCGTTGAAAGGACTATGTCCCCTATGAATGCCGTATGGATTACTAATATTTTCATTTCATTTCCTCTACTTTTTATTTATTTTTTTAACTGTCATTTTGAAACATTATACCACAATTCACATTTTCATTAAAATAAAAAATTCCTTTTCCACAACTTCCTCCGTAACTTCCTTCAAGTCCCATTTTTTCTATAAAATAATTCCTTGAGAAGTTTTTTTCTTTATTTTTTCATTATTATATTGTATAATCTGACATATTAAAACTGTATTTAAGGGAGGAAATATGGAAGAAATTTTAAATGAAAATGTGGGAAATGTTTCAACACATAAAACTGATAATGTTTTTGAATGTAAAAATCTTTCTAAAAGTTATGGATATGAAAATGCCCTTAACAGCATCAATCTTTCTCTTGAAAGAGGAAAAATTATTGGGCTTCTTGGACCTAATGGAAGTGGAAAAACAACTCTTATAAAGCTTGCAAACGATTTGCTAAAACCTTCTTCGGGATATCTGTTTATAAATGGTAAAAAACCGGGAGTGGAATCAAAAAAGGTGGTTTCATATCTTCCTGACAAGAATTATCTCGATGATTCGCAGAATATTAATTCAATATTGAGACTTTTTAAGGATTTCTACTTTGACTTTAATGAAGAGAGGGCTCTTTCAATGCTTGCAGACCTTAAAATAGATCCTAAAAGAAGATTTAAGCACCTTTCAAAAGGAAACAAGGAAAAAGTTCAGCTTATTCTTGTAATGAGCAGGGATGCAGACCTTTATCTTCTGGATGAACCTATTGCAGGAGTTGACCCTGTTGCCAGGGAGTACATACTCGATACCATAATTAAAAATTATAACAGAAAAGGAACTATAATTATTTCAACACATCTGATTGCAGATGTTGAAAGGGTTCTGGATGAAGTTATCTTTATTAACAAAGGTAATATTCTACTTCACGAAAATACAGAGCATATTAAATCTGTTCACAATAAAAGCATTGATGAATATTTCAGGGAGGTTTTCAAATGATACTAAAATTATTTAAATACGATTTCATGAACATAGGAAAAAAATTGATACCATTTTATATCGCTGCTCTTGTTATAGGAGTTATTAACAGATTTCTCCTTCTTACATCAAACATTTCACGTATGGAAAGGGAAGGAAACTTTCTGGCAATGTTTGGATCTCCGTTTTTGTATGCGGCATATTTTCTTGTAATTATGGGTATCTTTTTTATGACTGTCTTTATTATAATCAGCAGATACAGCTCCTCAATATATGGAAATGAAGGATATCTTACAAACACCCTGCCATTAAATCCATCCCAGATAATACTGGCTAAACTGATTAATTTTCTTATATGGATACTGATAAGTTATTTTATTATATTTGTTTCATTATTTATCCTTTTTCCATTTGACTTTTTTTTAAGAAATGTCATTTATGAGCCTGAGTTCTATGAGGGACTGAAGAAACTGACAAAACTGATTTTCAGTTCTAAATATGGTTTTCTGTTTGCTCTGCAGTTTATTTATAATTTTTTCTCACACATACAAAATATCCTTATGCTATTTTTAAGTGTTGCAATAGCAAATTTATTTAAAAGTTATAAAGTAGTTGCAGGAGTTATTGCTTTTTTCTTAATTTCAACTGTTTTTTCATTTATTGCTTCGATAATTTCTTTTTCAGTAATGGAAAATGTAAATTTATTTGAAATGTATGGTGAATTTAATCCAATTGTGTATAATTCATTAAAAAATGCGAATATAATGTCAATAATATATTCCATCGTATCTTCAATAGTACTGTTTTTCATCATACATTATTTACATACACATAATCTGAATCTTGAATAATTGTTAAGGAAACTTATTTTTTATAGAATTTCAAAAAAATAAAAATATAAAAAGAGGCTGTATCAAAAGAAAATTTGAAAAATAACTTAAAAACTATATTTCATCTATATTTTTCAATTTTGATACAGTCTCTTTTTTAGTTCTATGACTTTTTTCAAACGAACTTTATTTAAACTCTTAAAATAAAAAAATGTCCTATTTCCAAGACATTTATTAATATATTTCTTAAAAAAAATGTGGCTGGGCTGAATGGATTCGAACCATTGCATGCTGGAGTCAAAGTCCAGTGCCTTACCGCTTGGCGACAGCCCAATCTAAATCTTAATTACTTAAGACAAGAAACATTATATATAATTTTTTATATTTTGTCAATACTTTTTATTATTTTTTATGCTTTTTTCTTATAATACACATTTCAGGATACGTACAATCCTTTTTTATTTTCATTTTAACAACTCTATTTTAGAGGGATTAATGCTTTTTTTGAATTTTTTCTATTTCTTATTATATTTATTCATTAATCTTGAAATATCCATATCATTTTTTATATCATCTATAAGATTAAACATTTTTTCACGTGATTCCTTTATGATTTCCTTTTCTTCAGGAGAAAATTTTCCAAGGACATGTCCTATCGTTTCTTCCTTTGACTGTGCCTTTCCTATTCCGTATTTTATCCTTACAAATTCTTCTCCAACATGCTGTATTATTGATTTAATACCATTATGTCCTGCTGACCTTCCGTCCTTTCTGATTTTTATTTTTCCGAATTCCATATCCATATCATCATATATTACAAATAATTCAGTAGCAGGATCCATCTTAAAAAATCTTATTGCCTGCCCTACAGCTTCACCACTTAAATTCA
Coding sequences:
- a CDS encoding ABC transporter permease, producing MELSEKDEKYVISLLKQAKKVEAIAFVKDKTGITLKEAKDYIDKKNDNEYYDKNMSISEEDEQYLSSLINENKELEAVTFLHKNKDMSLLEAKNYTDRLILKKNIETKKESSRKWNSVYDEKLNSFVPNLARQKKALKIMKGVFLILLLFSLVQLIFLDRSSDIKMIIFSFSILGILVLMITLPLGSLSIRYIENKLQKLKNLELSNQFEVKAFISNFDLFLQVLGILIFIIIIPILFIKNYKEVDYKNYKEIFYFLVLIAITAAGIYELLKMSKNKKYSLNIDNREITLLYNKNEMKSIKIEKINFIEFNTEKSSRGISSNIPVIQIFDMEKNIFAEMKVKISDYILLKMYFERHKIMVDDNFKIL
- a CDS encoding UDP-galactopyranose mutase, with amino-acid sequence MAELPAFIIKRLPVRYTYDNNYFNDRYQGIPEKGYNVIFDKLLKGIDIKLNTDFFENREELMKKAEKIVFTGMIDQFFEYRYGVLEYRSLKFENEMHDTDNYQGNAVVNYCEREIPYTRIIEHKHFEFGKQPKTVITKEYPEEWKEGDEPYYPVNDDKNNEIFRKYKKLAENEKNVIFGGRLADYKYYDMCNIIEKVLETVKVELG
- a CDS encoding NAD(P)-binding protein gives rise to the protein MKYDYLIVGAGLFGAIFAYEAKKRGKKSLVIDRRSHTGGNTYCENTEGINVHKYGAHIFHTDKKEIWDYLGQFCTFNNYINSPVANYKGEIYNLSFNMNTFNKLWGVITPEQAKKEIEKQIRESGITEPENLEEQAISLVGKDIYEKLVKGYTEKQ
- a CDS encoding glycosyltransferase family 4 protein, whose amino-acid sequence is MISDKVLILFPYEININNGGPSGFLAHNLIDKPRDCFILSQDIIKMPPEKITKKIDYLIKRILFLWKNRGKDKGKLKEEFFYKYYFEKLEAKNYRYIFFHETIHFERFRKYISENQVIILQSHSPEIPSVEYRNWAPLNTEEISFREKAEKEAFKRADIIVFPNEGCVSIYETLITDRSKIKYILSGAKKDYNNDRKNNYELPEDKINLMYIGRRNKIKGFDIVLETFRKAREKRKDINLVIIGNGEKISEEGITDIGFSKNPIGWYNSADYLINANRQSYFDLSVIEALTTGIPIIMSDNFGHSYYKGKSSLIKTFDVDSPDELYEILTGNLEKRDYRKTENMELYEKNLTDGCYYERFKKFVREIRDTEG
- the yibB gene encoding protein YibB; translation: MKSERMKPISIVTAFFDIGRGEIGEEYPDYLRRTNDTYFEHFSRLAVLENEMVVFTSEEHSDRIMKLREGKPTKVIIINLKKKFRRQLEAIEKVQKSEEFRNRVNKDILINIEYWSPEYVLINNLKTYFVNYAIRKKLVSGELVAWVDFGYIRDMETLNGIKCWKYNFDKKKIHLFTIRKKHPLNSMEDVYSAIFNNAVYIIGGSIVGSPEKWREFYRLLRNNQNELLKENVIDDDQGLYMMSIFKRPELFKLNYLGKDRWFHLFRKYDETAKVSFLDKIKDMIV
- a CDS encoding capsular polysaccharide synthesis protein; amino-acid sequence: MENKKLKFSNSKVYEINRILNKKPWKYIYKEIMPKTLYKCIQRKVDFLQQEAVAESWDRVIEEYFKGKIDKVEVFPKKSLTGRKIIWQYWGTGWEYGKLPDIVKLCYKSADKNKGNYEIIRLDNENFKEYIEFPEFIMEKIKNGSMGYTHFSDLLRLALLDAFGGVWLDASILLTAPLSDYTADGILEKKGYFMFQRSESTENKEFWKKLNSDYFSWYERSKVRVLNSVIFSEKNNKMIHLLLELMLIFWKKESEIPHYFFFQILYNELAGKYMPEEKCGIVDDTLPHILFSKWNDRFSENELNSITEKINIHKLTQKGISKEKCIRDSFYDYFNKKFDV
- a CDS encoding glycosyltransferase family 9 protein, giving the protein MKILVIHTAFIGDIVLSTPLIQKIRDIYPDSEIDYLTLPGNKSIISNNPNLRDIILYDKKGTDRGIKGFFRMLKIVKNNKYDLAIIPHRFIRSILLARMAGIKKLVGFDVATGSFLLTDVRHYDMKKHEVERLLDLVDYSGKRVPLGIYPSREDNEKIEEILNGKQYRNLITVAPGSQRPEKIWPMEKYDELIKRLAENEENVIAVTGGKAEKSLQLKSLDTENVIDLRGEISLLEFAALLSKSDIIISNDSGPIHIGSAFEKPFVIGIFGPGKRGLGFFPWTEKSNVIEDNEFYENSITAIPEKQHAYSKDYYLGIPGITVDRVYGEVIKRLEEKNGK
- a CDS encoding ABC transporter ATP-binding protein; translated protein: MEEILNENVGNVSTHKTDNVFECKNLSKSYGYENALNSINLSLERGKIIGLLGPNGSGKTTLIKLANDLLKPSSGYLFINGKKPGVESKKVVSYLPDKNYLDDSQNINSILRLFKDFYFDFNEERALSMLADLKIDPKRRFKHLSKGNKEKVQLILVMSRDADLYLLDEPIAGVDPVAREYILDTIIKNYNRKGTIIISTHLIADVERVLDEVIFINKGNILLHENTEHIKSVHNKSIDEYFREVFK
- the pth gene encoding aminoacyl-tRNA hydrolase, with the protein product MKLIVGLGNPGEQYKLTRHNVGFIFIDEYLRKNNITDIREKYKSEFVQTDYRGEKVFYQKPLTFMNLSGEAVGQAIRFFKMDPATELFVIYDDMDMEFGKIKIRKDGRSAGHNGIKSIIQHVGEEFVRIKYGIGKAQSKEETIGHVLGKFSPEEKEIIKESREKMFNLIDDIKNDMDISRLMNKYNKK